In Serratia liquefaciens ATCC 27592, the genomic stretch CTTTAGCTGCGTACTGAGCCTGTCACATGAGGATATGCAGCAGGCGAAAGATCAAAACATCACCGTGCTGACCACGCTGGCGAACAAATTCTCCAACCCGCTGATCGCCTACCTTGGCCCAATGATGGCGATGCTGGCGATGGCCAAGTCTTATCTCGGCACTTCCCTGGGCGTAACCGAAGGGGCAACCAGCCTGATCGACGGCCTGACGCGAGCGGTTGGCAAACCCTTGAGCTCGCGTATTACGCACCGGATTTCTGCGATATCGCTGTTCCTGCTGACCTGGGCGGCGACGGTGTGGAACCCAAGTGCGCTGCACATTATCGAAACCATCAGCGGTCCGCTGATTGCAGCGATCCTGTTTATTCTGCCGATGTACGCTGTGCGTGCAGTGCCCGCGATGCGCCGCTATCGTGCGCTGAGTAACGTCTTTGTCCTGGTGATGGGCCTGATAGCGCTGTCGGCGCTGATTTACGGCCTGATTTGACCTCAGTAGCGCATCGGATCCGGTGCGCTGCTTTTTCCCTGTTCACATCCCTTTTCAATTAAGCGAAAACGCACCCGGGGTTCTCTTTGATAATGGGAGCGGTTCTCATTATTATTTCCGCACTGATTTCCTACGCTAAGGAGTTTTACGTGCACCGTCGAATCACCCTGTTGGCTTTGGCCTGCGCCTGCGGTTTGTCCGCTCAGGCGATGGCGACCACTTATCCGTTAACCCTGACAGATACCTCTGGCCAGAGCCTGACCATCAAGCAAGAGCCTAAACGCATTGTGGTGCAGGACGGGCGCGATATTCTGACGCTGGCCTTGCTCGACCGCGCCGATCCTTTCGCCCGGCTGGTAGCCTGGAATAACCTGCTCAAGAAAAGCGACGGTGAAACCTGGAAGATCCTGCGTAACAAGTGGCCGGAAGCCAACGGCATTATCGATATGGGCTTTAGTGATAAGGGCGAGGTCAACCTGGAAAGCGTGATCGCCAAACAGCCTGATCTGATGGTGGCTCAACTGCGTTCCAAGCCTTCACTGAGCCAGACTGGCGTGTTGGATAAGCTGAAAGCGCTCAACATTCCGGTGCTGTTTATCGACACCATGCTCAAGCCGGTGGAAAACACCCCGAAAAGCATCATGCTGCTGGGTGAGACCCTCAACCGCGAAAGCGAAGCGAAACAGTACACCGACTTCTATCAGCAGCATTATCAGAACATCCTGGATAAAACCAAAGCCGTCGAGCCAAAGCCGTTGGTATTTATCGAGGCAAAAGCCGGTCTTAACGGGCTTGAGTCCTGTTGTTTCACTCATTCTCACGTCGGTTGGGGTGGGATGATCGAGGCGGTAGGCGCACGTAACCTGGGCTCCGCATTGTTGCCTGGCGCAACCGGCGATGTCTCCCTGGAAAAAGTGATCAGCATGAAACCTGACGCCTATATCGTGTCCGGCTCTCAATGGGCGACCAAAACCAATGCCGCAGTGCCCTTTGGTTACGGTGTGACGCAGCAGCAGGTTGATGACGCCTTTAATCGGATGAAGCAACGCCCGGGTTTCGCTCAGGTTACGGCGGTGAAGGAGGGGCGCTTCTACGGCATTTACCATAACTTCTATAACCACCCGTACAACATCGTCGGGCTGGAATATCTGGCGAAGTTTATCTATCCGAATCAGTTCAAGGAATTGGATCCGGCGAAAACCCACAGCGAAATCCTCAGCCGCTTTACCGAAGTGCCGGAAGGTAAGGGGATATTGGGTGCGCAGGCACCGGCAGGAAAGTAAACATCGTGAAGGGCGCGGCTGATACCGCGCCCTTATTGTCAGGCCGCAGGCACGTAGGTGGAGATGATTTCCAGCACGCCGTTGATAATAAACTGCACGCCCATACACACCAGCAAGAACCCCATCAGACGCGAAATGGCTTCGATGCCGCTTTTGCCCACCAGGCGCATAATAGCGCCGGAACTGCGCAGGCAGACCCACAGGATAAAGGCAACCGAGAAGAAAATCGCCACCGGGGCCACCAGCAGCACCCAATGGGCGAAACCCAGCGTATTTTCGTGAATGCTCGATGCGGAGCTGATGATCATGGCGATAGTTCCGGGGCCAGCGGTGCTTGGCATTGCCAGGGGGACAAAGGCGATATTGGCCGAG encodes the following:
- a CDS encoding ABC transporter substrate-binding protein, which codes for MHRRITLLALACACGLSAQAMATTYPLTLTDTSGQSLTIKQEPKRIVVQDGRDILTLALLDRADPFARLVAWNNLLKKSDGETWKILRNKWPEANGIIDMGFSDKGEVNLESVIAKQPDLMVAQLRSKPSLSQTGVLDKLKALNIPVLFIDTMLKPVENTPKSIMLLGETLNRESEAKQYTDFYQQHYQNILDKTKAVEPKPLVFIEAKAGLNGLESCCFTHSHVGWGGMIEAVGARNLGSALLPGATGDVSLEKVISMKPDAYIVSGSQWATKTNAAVPFGYGVTQQQVDDAFNRMKQRPGFAQVTAVKEGRFYGIYHNFYNHPYNIVGLEYLAKFIYPNQFKELDPAKTHSEILSRFTEVPEGKGILGAQAPAGK